Proteins encoded in a region of the Gordonia crocea genome:
- a CDS encoding alpha/beta hydrolase, giving the protein MAVLTHLRSAAAVGGALLTSLTAVVAAGPAAAAPVARIVSVQSMGAQHLRITAFSPSMRRNIPLDVLVPRDRAKPAPTLYLLNGAAGGEGEGNWADKTDYMRFFADKHVNVVTPLKGKLSYYTDWLRDDPKLGRNKWETFLTRELPPVLDAKLGSTGANGAAGISMAGTSVLNLAVVRPGFYRVVASYSGCARTSDPVGQEYIKQVVEGRGGGNVVNMWGPLDGPDWIRHDPYVNAAKLRGISIYLSSMTGLPGQDEVVHSPADVDGELVDRVVLGGGIEAAMDLCSAQMAQRLRALHIPATVVVRPTGTHSWGYWQRELKASWPQIRRALS; this is encoded by the coding sequence ATGGCCGTATTGACTCACCTGCGTTCCGCGGCAGCGGTGGGCGGCGCACTGCTGACCTCGCTGACGGCGGTGGTGGCCGCCGGCCCCGCCGCGGCCGCGCCGGTGGCCCGGATCGTGTCCGTGCAGTCCATGGGTGCCCAGCACCTGCGGATCACCGCATTCTCCCCGTCGATGCGGCGCAACATCCCCCTCGACGTCTTGGTGCCGCGGGACCGCGCCAAGCCGGCACCCACCCTGTACCTGCTCAACGGCGCCGCCGGTGGCGAGGGCGAGGGCAACTGGGCGGACAAGACCGACTACATGCGGTTCTTCGCCGACAAGCACGTCAACGTCGTGACGCCACTGAAGGGCAAGCTGTCGTACTACACCGACTGGCTGCGCGACGACCCCAAGCTCGGGCGCAACAAGTGGGAGACGTTCCTGACGCGCGAGCTGCCGCCGGTACTGGACGCCAAACTCGGCAGCACCGGCGCCAACGGCGCGGCCGGCATTTCGATGGCGGGCACGTCGGTGCTCAACCTGGCCGTCGTCCGTCCCGGCTTCTACCGCGTCGTCGCGTCGTACAGCGGATGTGCGCGCACGAGCGATCCGGTGGGGCAGGAGTACATCAAGCAGGTCGTCGAGGGTCGCGGCGGCGGCAACGTCGTCAACATGTGGGGGCCGCTGGACGGTCCCGATTGGATCCGGCACGACCCGTACGTCAACGCCGCCAAGCTGCGGGGCATCTCGATCTACCTCTCCTCGATGACCGGGCTGCCGGGGCAGGACGAGGTGGTCCACAGCCCCGCCGACGTCGACGGCGAACTCGTCGACCGCGTCGTCCTGGGCGGCGGCATCGAGGCCGCCATGGACCTGTGCAGCGCGCAGATGGCCCAGCGCTTGCGGGCCCTGCACATCCCGGCGACCGTGGTGGTCCGCCCGACCGGCACCCACTCGTGGGGCTACTGGCAGCGCGAACTCAAGGCGTCCTGGCCGCAGATCCGCCGGGCGCTGTCGTAG
- a CDS encoding ABC transporter permease translates to MRQWWVLTTRGLASIVRSGEIVFALASPVVLAVCFYIPLKSQMNQTMDYASFLMPVIALQATAFVASAAAVRVAFDRVNGINTRFRTLPMGLMTPPSARLAANAVLLVASLFCAALVSLIIGWRPHGGVAGTAGLFALAFAVGVALVLIADGIGLLAGTPEATSQVLTLPVLVLGMLSTGFMPVEKFPDWVEPFVRNQPISAFADAMRALNTGSAGSIVPALWWAAGLLAVGAALVVVATGRVRR, encoded by the coding sequence ATGAGGCAATGGTGGGTGCTGACGACGCGCGGGCTGGCCTCTATCGTGCGCAGCGGCGAGATCGTTTTCGCGCTGGCGTCGCCGGTGGTGCTGGCGGTCTGCTTCTACATCCCGCTGAAATCGCAGATGAACCAGACGATGGATTATGCCTCCTTCCTGATGCCGGTGATCGCGTTGCAGGCGACGGCCTTCGTGGCGAGTGCGGCGGCGGTGCGGGTCGCGTTCGACCGGGTCAACGGCATCAACACCCGGTTCCGCACCTTGCCGATGGGGTTGATGACCCCGCCGTCGGCACGGCTGGCCGCCAACGCGGTGCTGCTCGTCGCATCCCTGTTCTGTGCGGCGCTGGTCAGCCTGATCATCGGATGGCGCCCGCACGGCGGCGTCGCCGGGACCGCCGGCCTGTTCGCGCTGGCCTTTGCCGTCGGGGTGGCGCTGGTCCTCATCGCCGACGGCATCGGCCTGTTGGCGGGAACGCCGGAGGCGACCAGTCAGGTCCTCACCCTGCCCGTGCTGGTCCTGGGGATGCTGTCGACGGGGTTCATGCCGGTGGAGAAGTTCCCCGACTGGGTCGAGCCCTTCGTGCGCAACCAGCCGATCTCGGCGTTCGCCGACGCGATGCGCGCCCTGAACACCGGGTCCGCCGGGTCGATCGTGCCGGCGCTCTGGTGGGCCGCGGGATTGCTCGCCGTCGGTGCCGCGCTCGTCGTCGTCGCGACCGGGCGGGTCCGCCGGTGA
- a CDS encoding ABC transporter permease: protein MTAAPAQTPADRRSWVGEIAAWARESVVLANRQLRVQAADYSTVIQIVAVPALTLLLFKVVFGDVVGAAMGKDSIYATVPLVIVVSAMFGSVTSAVRLNNERRTGLLARLHVLPINRAAELTSRLLAEVVRIVIVTVLLLLIGMAMGFRFHGSAVAALGSALGIIAVAVMFGTAFSVGVLALAVNARPDSPIVPVISLISSLMMFFNAGFNPVDQYPRVLRPFVEHQPMTPAINAMNHLASGESAAADLVVVAAWFVGALVVFGYPAVRGYRRAAVGR from the coding sequence GTGACCGCGGCGCCGGCCCAGACGCCGGCCGACCGGCGGTCATGGGTGGGGGAGATCGCCGCGTGGGCCAGGGAGAGCGTCGTGCTCGCCAACCGCCAGTTACGCGTCCAGGCGGCCGACTATTCGACGGTCATCCAGATCGTCGCGGTCCCCGCGCTGACCCTCCTGCTGTTCAAAGTGGTCTTCGGCGACGTCGTCGGCGCGGCCATGGGCAAGGACAGCATCTACGCGACGGTGCCCCTGGTGATCGTGGTCAGCGCGATGTTCGGTTCGGTGACCAGCGCGGTGCGCCTCAACAACGAACGGCGCACCGGATTGTTGGCCCGGCTGCACGTGCTGCCGATCAACCGGGCCGCGGAGTTGACCTCGCGTCTGCTTGCCGAGGTCGTGCGCATCGTCATCGTGACCGTCCTGCTGCTGCTCATCGGGATGGCCATGGGATTCCGGTTCCACGGGAGTGCGGTGGCGGCCCTCGGCTCGGCGCTGGGGATCATCGCAGTCGCGGTGATGTTCGGTACCGCCTTCTCGGTGGGTGTGCTCGCGCTGGCGGTCAACGCCCGCCCGGACTCGCCCATCGTGCCGGTCATCTCGCTCATCAGCAGCCTGATGATGTTCTTCAACGCCGGGTTCAACCCGGTCGACCAGTATCCGCGGGTGTTGCGGCCCTTCGTCGAGCACCAGCCGATGACGCCGGCGATCAACGCGATGAACCACCTGGCCTCGGGAGAGAGCGCCGCCGCCGACCTGGTGGTGGTGGCCGCCTGGTTCGTCGGCGCCCTCGTCGTGTTCGGCTATCCCGCGGTGCGCGGATACCGGCGTGCGGCGGTAGGCCGGTGA
- a CDS encoding ATP-binding cassette domain-containing protein, translated as MDEGKQVSRSEPPTNVSPAGPAVTPAKPAVSPSTPGRAGGEGEPNIIAVPEAFDDYYGVDSGPSVTKSVLEPVVAEAELAPARTVAPREARARIALDAPAIEVTGLRKVFGDTVAVDDVSLVAATGSVLAVLGPNGAGKTTTVNMLTTLLRPDGGTARVAGFDVVSQAAQVRRSIALTGQFAALDEALSGRDNLVLFGRLHGMDKRAAQVRADELLADFDLVDAGARQVSKYSGGMRRRIDIACGLVVSPRVFFLDEPTTGLDPRSRQEVWSLIERLKEQGVTVLLTTQYLEEADLLSDYIVVIDHGRVIASGTAEQLKAATGGTVCEVTPARIDDLPALAQALGGLLPADGGIGETSVSVPAAAGAEVLVEVVRRAGEAGIAIADIAMRSPSLDDVFFQLTGPGQPTDTPLSVD; from the coding sequence ATGGATGAAGGGAAGCAAGTGTCGAGATCGGAGCCGCCGACGAACGTCTCCCCGGCCGGGCCGGCGGTGACCCCGGCGAAGCCCGCGGTGTCGCCCAGCACCCCCGGCCGGGCGGGTGGGGAGGGCGAGCCCAACATCATCGCCGTCCCGGAGGCCTTCGACGACTACTACGGCGTCGACTCCGGTCCGAGTGTCACCAAGTCGGTGCTGGAGCCCGTCGTCGCCGAGGCCGAACTCGCCCCGGCGCGCACCGTCGCCCCCCGGGAGGCCCGGGCGCGCATCGCGCTGGACGCCCCCGCCATCGAGGTGACCGGTCTGCGCAAGGTCTTCGGGGACACCGTCGCGGTCGACGACGTGTCGCTCGTGGCGGCGACCGGGAGCGTCCTGGCGGTGCTGGGGCCCAACGGGGCGGGCAAGACGACGACGGTCAACATGCTCACGACGCTGCTGCGCCCCGATGGCGGCACGGCCCGCGTTGCCGGGTTCGACGTGGTGTCGCAGGCGGCTCAGGTCCGCCGGAGTATCGCGCTGACCGGTCAGTTCGCCGCCCTCGACGAGGCGTTGAGCGGTCGGGACAACCTCGTGCTGTTCGGTCGGCTGCACGGGATGGACAAACGGGCGGCGCAGGTGCGCGCCGACGAACTGCTCGCCGACTTCGACCTGGTCGATGCCGGGGCGCGCCAGGTGTCGAAGTACTCCGGCGGAATGCGCCGCCGGATCGACATCGCCTGCGGCCTCGTCGTGTCGCCGCGCGTGTTCTTCCTCGACGAGCCCACCACCGGGCTCGACCCGCGCAGCCGGCAAGAGGTGTGGTCGCTGATCGAGCGGCTCAAGGAACAAGGCGTGACGGTGCTGCTCACCACGCAGTACCTCGAGGAGGCCGACCTGCTCTCGGACTACATCGTGGTGATCGACCACGGGCGGGTCATTGCGTCCGGTACGGCCGAGCAACTCAAGGCGGCGACCGGTGGCACCGTCTGCGAGGTCACCCCGGCCCGCATCGACGACCTGCCGGCGTTGGCGCAGGCCCTGGGCGGACTCCTCCCCGCCGACGGCGGAATCGGCGAGACGTCGGTGTCGGTGCCCGCGGCGGCGGGAGCCGAGGTTCTCGTCGAGGTGGTGCGCCGGGCCGGCGAGGCAGGGATCGCCATCGCCGATATCGCCATGCGCAGCCCCTCCCTCGACGACGTGTTTTTCCAGCTCACCGGGCCTGGTCAACCGACCGACACGCCGCTGTCGGTTGATTGA
- a CDS encoding GH92 family glycosyl hydrolase encodes MAKSTHPRNPICPEPLVRGVGPSYAVNAKPGVGLTSAHPWGFQVRARAGTAWRTVLDDTGLEGRLIPADSSLRFAVFPVFDADEPDVRDGYAATAVTVDLRFTDGTRLSDADPADQYGVAVDPAAQYRARMLAVDQWSSRTVSLAAAAGKTVDRVEVAGVVPARVATPIGGAGAPDDGPRPQIGFLDRVDIVATDPDTETGGGTDPVDRVVTTRGTFSSDRFSRGGCAPLVAVPHGFVFGLPMTDGGNRGWPYSYHEAGRVDSNPPQDPSTDSATVRPYLQSFATSHIPSPWMGDRGSFQVFPHPLAHPKPDRDDRALPFSHDDEFDRPHLYAVVLDDGMHAPIRAELTAGSHSVWLRATYGGDTGSLVFDQLDADGFLDLPDPVPGQRYVATAYVDGPGGLTHVPRMYVHVEVEGRVLSARRFPGHEREAVLGALTIGLSPADRSVTVAIGTSHISLDQARRNLAHDRAAGSFDEVVEATRDRWSAVLGRLDVEGASADQLTTLYSSLYRVHLYPNDASEPTPDGPRFASPFAYRPDVDDTPTHTGRRIVDGRLTVTDGFWDSYRASWPLRTLIAPTLTGRLLDGFVEHFRDGGWVSRWSAPAPADIMTGTSSDAVFADAAVAGIADLGDFDVIGAYDSCLRNATVPSPSRFVGRKGMAQSMFTGYADTEAHEGMSWTIDAAINDAAIAAFSRYLLERFPGHDRAEEFAANAVWFAARAARYALMFDESTGFFRGREPAAAGGGWRTGPFDPRNWGTDYTETNAWGTRFTAPQDGQGLAQLYGGRAELEAALDEFMALPETGRPEFMGGYPVVIHEMREARDTRMGMLALSNQPAHHIPFMYAFASREGSTAHAKTQAIVRDAVRRLFVGSDLGQGYPGDEDNGEMSAWYLLAASGLYPVTIGSGQFVLCAPSLPRLTWTLENGAQIDIVAHGFSSENVYVQAVRVDGKPWDSITIERERLTDGVVIEFELGSSPSDWAAGSVPPSLTAEGAQPAPPVDLTSPDGAGALGADDAGHAFDDSSATAPAVLGAGGHVGWEFAGPTVVDHYTVTVVSPGTYAWEVQARGADGRWSPVGAQTAQFRWENQTRVFAVAPAVDAVAAAGGADTGGGADAGAPGPVAALRLVVDDPMSLAQLEFLRLGS; translated from the coding sequence GTGGCGAAGTCAACGCACCCTCGTAACCCGATCTGCCCCGAGCCGCTGGTCCGCGGCGTCGGCCCCTCATACGCCGTCAACGCCAAACCCGGCGTCGGACTCACCTCCGCCCATCCGTGGGGTTTCCAGGTCCGCGCCCGGGCCGGTACCGCGTGGCGCACCGTCCTCGACGACACCGGCCTCGAAGGGCGACTGATCCCCGCCGACTCATCGCTGCGATTCGCCGTCTTCCCCGTCTTCGACGCCGACGAACCCGACGTCCGCGACGGCTATGCCGCCACCGCCGTCACCGTCGACCTGCGGTTCACCGACGGCACCCGGCTCTCCGATGCCGATCCCGCCGATCAATACGGCGTCGCGGTCGATCCGGCCGCGCAGTACCGGGCGCGCATGCTCGCCGTCGACCAGTGGTCGTCGCGGACCGTGTCGCTGGCCGCGGCCGCCGGCAAGACGGTCGACCGTGTGGAAGTGGCCGGTGTGGTGCCCGCGCGGGTCGCCACCCCGATCGGTGGGGCCGGCGCCCCCGACGACGGGCCGCGGCCCCAGATCGGCTTCCTCGACCGCGTCGACATCGTCGCGACCGATCCCGATACCGAAACCGGTGGTGGAACCGATCCGGTCGACCGGGTCGTGACCACGCGTGGCACCTTCTCGTCGGACCGGTTTTCCCGCGGCGGGTGCGCCCCGCTGGTGGCGGTGCCGCACGGCTTCGTCTTCGGGTTGCCGATGACCGACGGCGGCAACCGCGGCTGGCCCTACTCGTATCACGAGGCCGGCCGCGTCGACTCGAATCCGCCGCAGGACCCGTCGACCGACTCGGCCACCGTCCGGCCGTACCTGCAGTCCTTCGCCACCTCGCACATCCCGTCGCCGTGGATGGGCGACCGGGGGAGTTTCCAGGTCTTCCCGCACCCGTTGGCCCACCCCAAGCCCGACCGCGACGACCGGGCGCTGCCGTTCTCCCACGACGACGAGTTCGACCGACCCCACCTGTACGCGGTGGTCCTCGACGACGGGATGCACGCGCCGATCCGCGCGGAGCTGACCGCGGGGTCGCATTCGGTGTGGCTGCGCGCGACGTACGGCGGCGACACCGGATCGCTGGTCTTCGACCAGCTCGACGCCGACGGCTTCCTCGACCTGCCGGACCCGGTACCGGGGCAGCGCTACGTCGCCACCGCGTACGTCGACGGTCCGGGCGGCCTGACGCACGTCCCGCGGATGTATGTCCACGTGGAGGTCGAGGGTCGGGTCCTGAGCGCCCGGCGGTTTCCGGGGCACGAGCGGGAGGCGGTGCTCGGCGCGCTTACCATCGGGTTGTCGCCCGCGGACCGGTCGGTCACCGTCGCCATCGGGACCTCGCACATCAGCCTCGACCAGGCGCGCCGGAACCTGGCACACGACCGGGCGGCAGGCTCCTTCGACGAGGTCGTCGAGGCGACGAGGGACCGCTGGTCGGCGGTCCTCGGGCGGCTCGACGTCGAGGGTGCCAGCGCCGACCAGCTCACCACCCTCTACTCCAGCCTCTACCGGGTGCACCTCTACCCGAACGACGCCTCGGAGCCGACCCCGGACGGGCCGCGGTTCGCCTCGCCGTTCGCCTACCGCCCCGACGTCGACGACACCCCGACGCACACCGGGCGGCGGATCGTCGACGGCCGGCTGACCGTTACCGACGGGTTCTGGGACTCCTATCGGGCGAGTTGGCCGCTGCGCACCCTGATCGCACCGACGCTGACCGGGCGCCTGCTCGACGGATTCGTCGAGCACTTCCGCGACGGCGGCTGGGTGAGCCGGTGGTCGGCACCGGCGCCCGCCGACATCATGACCGGGACGTCGAGCGACGCGGTGTTCGCCGATGCCGCCGTCGCCGGGATCGCCGATCTCGGCGATTTCGACGTGATCGGGGCCTACGACTCCTGCCTGCGCAATGCGACCGTCCCGTCGCCGAGTCGTTTCGTCGGCCGCAAGGGGATGGCGCAGTCGATGTTCACCGGCTACGCCGACACCGAGGCGCACGAGGGGATGTCGTGGACGATCGACGCGGCGATCAACGATGCGGCGATCGCCGCCTTCTCCCGATACCTGCTCGAACGCTTCCCCGGCCACGACCGGGCCGAGGAGTTCGCCGCCAACGCCGTCTGGTTCGCCGCGCGGGCCGCGCGCTACGCGCTGATGTTCGACGAGTCGACCGGCTTCTTCCGCGGCCGGGAACCCGCGGCGGCCGGTGGCGGCTGGCGCACCGGCCCGTTCGACCCGCGCAACTGGGGCACCGACTACACCGAGACCAACGCCTGGGGGACGCGGTTCACCGCGCCGCAGGACGGTCAGGGGTTGGCGCAACTGTACGGCGGGCGCGCGGAACTCGAGGCGGCCCTCGACGAGTTCATGGCCCTGCCCGAGACCGGGCGCCCGGAGTTCATGGGCGGCTACCCGGTGGTGATCCACGAGATGCGCGAGGCCCGCGACACCCGGATGGGCATGCTGGCCCTGTCGAACCAGCCGGCCCACCACATCCCCTTCATGTACGCCTTCGCCTCGCGGGAGGGGAGTACCGCCCACGCCAAGACCCAGGCGATCGTGCGCGACGCGGTGCGCCGGCTCTTCGTCGGATCCGATCTCGGCCAGGGCTACCCCGGCGACGAGGACAACGGCGAGATGTCGGCGTGGTACCTGCTCGCCGCGTCGGGGCTGTATCCGGTGACCATCGGCAGCGGGCAGTTCGTGCTGTGCGCGCCGAGCCTGCCGCGGTTGACGTGGACGCTGGAGAACGGCGCACAGATCGACATCGTCGCGCACGGTTTCTCGTCGGAGAACGTCTACGTGCAGGCGGTGCGCGTCGACGGGAAGCCGTGGGACAGCATCACCATCGAGCGCGAGCGGCTCACCGACGGGGTGGTCATCGAGTTCGAGTTGGGGTCCTCGCCGTCGGATTGGGCCGCGGGGAGTGTGCCGCCGTCGCTAACCGCCGAGGGGGCGCAGCCGGCGCCGCCGGTGGACCTCACCTCGCCGGACGGGGCCGGTGCGCTGGGCGCCGACGACGCCGGCCACGCCTTCGACGACTCGTCGGCGACCGCGCCGGCGGTGCTGGGCGCCGGCGGGCACGTCGGATGGGAGTTCGCGGGTCCGACGGTGGTCGACCACTACACGGTCACCGTCGTCTCACCGGGGACGTATGCGTGGGAGGTGCAGGCGCGCGGTGCCGACGGCCGGTGGTCGCCGGTCGGCGCACAGACCGCGCAGTTCCGGTGGGAGAACCAGACCAGGGTCTTCGCCGTCGCCCCCGCCGTCGACGCTGTTGCCGCTGCTGGTGGTGCCGACACTGGTGGTGGTGCCGACGCTGGTGCTCCCGGGCCGGTCGCGGCACTGCGGCTCGTCGTCGACGATCCGATGTCGCTGGCCCAGCTGGAATTCCTGCGCCTGGGCTCCTGA
- the rplN gene encoding 50S ribosomal protein L14, translated as MIQQESRVRVADNTGAKEILCIRVLGGSSRRYAGIGDVIVATVKDAIPGGNIKKGEVVKAVIVRTVKERRRPDGSYIRFDENAAVILKGESDPRGTRIFGPVGRELREKRFMKIVSLAPEVL; from the coding sequence GTGATTCAGCAGGAATCCCGCGTGCGCGTCGCCGATAACACCGGTGCCAAGGAAATCTTGTGCATCCGCGTGCTGGGTGGCTCGTCGCGGCGATACGCCGGGATCGGCGACGTCATCGTCGCCACCGTCAAGGACGCCATCCCCGGCGGCAACATCAAGAAGGGCGAGGTCGTCAAGGCCGTCATCGTCCGCACTGTCAAAGAGCGTCGTCGTCCCGACGGCAGCTACATCCGCTTCGACGAGAACGCGGCCGTCATCCTCAAGGGTGAGAGCGATCCCCGCGGTACCCGCATCTTCGGCCCGGTCGGCCGCGAGCTGCGCGAGAAGCGCTTCATGAAGATCGTTTCGCTGGCTCCGGAGGTGCTCTAA
- the rplX gene encoding 50S ribosomal protein L24: protein MKVHKGDTVIVVSGKDKGAKGKVIQAFPKQQRVLVEGVNRIKKHTAASADERGASSGGIVTQEASIHVSNVMVVDSDGNPTRVGYRTDEETGKRVRISRKNGKDI, encoded by the coding sequence ATGAAGGTGCACAAGGGCGACACCGTGATCGTCGTTTCCGGCAAGGACAAGGGCGCCAAGGGCAAGGTCATCCAGGCCTTCCCGAAGCAGCAGCGTGTCCTCGTCGAGGGCGTGAACCGCATCAAGAAGCACACCGCCGCGTCGGCTGACGAGCGCGGCGCCTCCTCCGGGGGCATCGTGACCCAGGAGGCCTCCATCCACGTGTCGAACGTGATGGTCGTGGACTCCGACGGCAACCCGACCCGCGTGGGTTACCGGACCGACGAGGAGACCGGCAAGCGTGTCCGGATTTCCCGCAAGAACGGGAAGGACATCTGA
- the rplE gene encoding 50S ribosomal protein L5 — MTTSEKVQPRLKTRYREEIKDSLNKEFSYENVMQIPGVVKVVVNMGVGDAARDSKLINGAVKDLELITGQKPEIRKARKSIAQFKLREGMPIGARVTLRGDRMWEFLDRLVSIALPRIRDFRGLSDRQFDGNGNYTFGLNEQSMFHEINIDSIDRPRGMDITVVTSATNDDEGRALLRALGFPFKDNNAKN, encoded by the coding sequence ATGACCACCTCTGAGAAGGTCCAGCCTCGGCTGAAGACTCGCTACCGCGAGGAGATCAAGGACTCCCTCAACAAGGAGTTCTCCTACGAGAACGTCATGCAGATCCCCGGCGTGGTGAAGGTTGTCGTGAACATGGGCGTCGGTGACGCCGCCCGCGACTCCAAGCTCATCAACGGCGCCGTGAAGGACCTGGAGCTGATCACCGGTCAGAAGCCGGAGATCCGCAAGGCCCGCAAGTCGATCGCCCAGTTCAAGCTGCGCGAGGGCATGCCGATCGGCGCCCGCGTCACGCTGCGCGGCGACCGGATGTGGGAGTTCCTCGACCGCCTCGTGTCGATCGCCCTCCCGCGTATCCGCGACTTCCGCGGCCTGAGCGACCGTCAGTTCGACGGCAACGGCAACTACACGTTCGGTCTCAACGAGCAGTCGATGTTCCACGAGATCAACATCGACTCGATCGACCGACCGCGCGGTATGGACATCACCGTTGTCACGTCGGCCACCAACGACGACGAGGGTCGTGCGCTGCTCCGCGCGCTCGGCTTCCCGTTCAAAGACAACAACGCGAAGAACTGA
- a CDS encoding type Z 30S ribosomal protein S14: MAKKALVNKANKKPKFAVRAYTRCNKCGRPHSVYRKFGLCRVCLREMAHAGELPGVQKSSW; this comes from the coding sequence ATGGCAAAGAAGGCTCTGGTCAACAAGGCCAACAAGAAGCCCAAGTTCGCCGTGCGCGCCTACACGCGCTGCAACAAGTGCGGTCGCCCGCACTCGGTGTACCGCAAGTTCGGCCTGTGCCGTGTGTGCCTGCGCGAGATGGCGCACGCCGGCGAGCTGCCGGGCGTGCAGAAGTCCAGCTGGTGA
- a CDS encoding TIGR03564 family F420-dependent LLM class oxidoreductase, protein MEITIMHAVDSRKTLHLDEYIATLATFESEGFRRAWATQMPTDADTLTVLAVAGREVPRIEFATGVLPIQPQHPMKLAQQALTVNAITGGRLTLGIGLTHQVVTEGMWGISYDRPLRRMSEYLDGLLPLLSGEMADAVGTLTTTRGAMTLNEVPAPPVYLAALGPQMLGLAGRRTAGTVTWMTGPKTLRDHIVPTLREAAVSAGRTAGDVRTVAFLPLAVTDDVESSKAAAARQFRMYNSLPSYRAMLDREGYDTPTDAAIVGDEKSVTARIRELADAGVDEYVGIVFDRDDKVRERTRALLRELDGR, encoded by the coding sequence ATGGAGATCACCATCATGCACGCGGTCGACAGCCGCAAGACCCTGCACCTCGACGAGTACATCGCCACCCTCGCGACGTTTGAGTCGGAGGGGTTCCGGCGCGCCTGGGCAACGCAGATGCCGACCGACGCCGACACGTTGACCGTCCTGGCCGTCGCCGGGCGGGAGGTGCCGCGGATCGAATTCGCCACCGGCGTGCTGCCCATCCAGCCGCAGCATCCGATGAAGCTCGCCCAACAAGCGCTGACGGTCAACGCGATCACCGGCGGCCGACTCACACTGGGAATTGGGTTGACCCACCAGGTGGTGACCGAGGGAATGTGGGGTATTTCCTACGACCGCCCGCTGCGGCGCATGTCCGAGTACCTCGACGGCCTGCTGCCGTTGCTGTCCGGCGAGATGGCCGACGCGGTGGGCACATTGACCACGACGCGGGGTGCGATGACCCTCAACGAGGTGCCCGCGCCGCCGGTGTATCTCGCCGCGCTCGGGCCGCAGATGTTGGGGCTGGCCGGTCGTCGTACCGCGGGCACCGTCACCTGGATGACCGGGCCGAAGACGTTGCGCGACCACATCGTGCCGACGTTGCGCGAGGCCGCCGTCTCGGCCGGGCGCACGGCCGGCGATGTCCGGACCGTCGCCTTTTTGCCGCTCGCCGTCACCGACGACGTCGAGTCGTCGAAGGCGGCCGCCGCCCGACAGTTCCGGATGTACAACTCGCTCCCGTCGTACCGGGCGATGCTCGACCGCGAGGGTTATGACACCCCCACCGACGCGGCTATCGTCGGCGACGAGAAGTCGGTCACCGCCCGCATCCGCGAACTCGCCGACGCAGGTGTCGACGAGTATGTCGGCATCGTCTTCGACCGCGACGACAAGGTGCGCGAACGGACTCGCGCATTGCTGCGCGAACTCGACGGCCGGTAG
- a CDS encoding dihydrofolate reductase family protein produces MRPLRYSINVTVDGCCDHLAGRPDEELHAYTAEILGRADTLLFGRIVYEMMESAWRVPDDEEPDDPFVARINAMPKYVVSSTLTDVDWNAELIRGDLAGAVTRLKEQPGTGIYVGGVTLPLELARLGLIDEYEFIVHPRIAGRGPTPFAGLAEFVDLRLTNTRQLKSGAVALRYTPEEAS; encoded by the coding sequence ATGCGTCCCCTTCGGTATTCGATCAATGTGACGGTCGACGGCTGCTGCGATCACCTCGCTGGCCGCCCCGACGAGGAGTTGCACGCTTACACCGCGGAGATCCTGGGCCGCGCCGACACCCTCCTGTTCGGGCGGATCGTCTACGAGATGATGGAGTCGGCGTGGCGGGTACCCGACGACGAAGAGCCAGATGACCCGTTTGTCGCGCGCATCAACGCGATGCCCAAGTACGTCGTGTCGAGCACCCTGACCGACGTCGACTGGAACGCCGAACTGATCCGCGGCGACCTCGCCGGGGCCGTGACGCGGCTGAAGGAACAGCCCGGTACGGGGATTTACGTAGGTGGCGTGACGCTGCCACTCGAACTGGCCCGGCTCGGGTTGATCGACGAGTACGAGTTCATCGTCCATCCACGGATCGCCGGCCGTGGTCCGACGCCGTTCGCGGGGTTGGCTGAGTTCGTCGACTTGCGGCTGACCAATACCAGGCAGCTGAAGTCCGGCGCCGTGGCGCTGCGCTACACGCCCGAGGAAGCCTCTTAA